A genomic stretch from Mesorhizobium shangrilense includes:
- a CDS encoding porin: MNIKSLLLGSAAALVAVSGARAADAIVLAESEPAEYVNICDVYGSGYFYIPGTETCLRIGGYVLYDIGLGHGGSYDRTRTSDVRTGKDQGTWRNNTRLTFKTWTGQGTELGTLKTYTETRMNFGNRNAYSGPDSPQNYASNRDITLTFAWIQLGGLRVGKDGSAFDAFVGYAGKVLNQRLVPYGDFDTNVVQYYFDADNGFSAVVSLEEGSGVAGTIDSYVPHVVGGVKYTQGWGAITGVVAYDSNYESVVGKVRVDLDVTNELLLFGMFGYGSNGKLNDDSTNAIEAHGRGFYKVWGGNWAFWAGATYKFSETTSFNLQVSGDQLKNYGVATNVAYTVVPGFTVTAEVDYDHYGYFGVGMVDPSNVNWTDADKKNSVGGILRFQRSF; the protein is encoded by the coding sequence ATGAACATCAAGAGCCTTCTTCTCGGCTCGGCTGCGGCCCTGGTCGCCGTTTCCGGCGCCCGCGCCGCCGACGCCATCGTCCTCGCCGAGTCAGAACCGGCCGAGTACGTCAATATCTGCGACGTCTACGGTTCGGGCTATTTCTACATTCCCGGCACCGAGACCTGCCTGCGCATCGGCGGCTATGTCCTTTACGACATCGGCCTCGGCCATGGCGGATCGTATGACCGCACAAGAACCTCGGATGTGAGGACTGGCAAGGATCAGGGCACATGGCGAAACAACACACGCCTCACGTTCAAAACTTGGACCGGCCAGGGGACCGAACTCGGCACGTTGAAGACCTATACCGAAACCCGCATGAACTTCGGTAACCGCAACGCTTATTCGGGTCCGGACAGTCCTCAGAACTACGCCTCCAACAGAGACATCACGTTGACTTTCGCCTGGATTCAGCTTGGTGGCCTCCGAGTTGGTAAGGACGGGTCGGCCTTCGACGCGTTTGTTGGCTACGCTGGCAAAGTCCTCAATCAGAGGCTTGTTCCGTACGGCGACTTCGATACCAATGTGGTTCAGTACTACTTTGACGCCGATAACGGCTTTTCGGCTGTGGTTTCACTCGAAGAAGGCTCGGGCGTCGCCGGCACTATCGACAGCTATGTTCCGCACGTAGTCGGTGGCGTGAAATACACACAAGGCTGGGGCGCGATCACCGGCGTGGTCGCTTATGACAGCAACTACGAATCGGTGGTTGGCAAGGTCCGCGTCGACCTCGATGTCACCAATGAACTGTTGCTATTCGGAATGTTCGGCTACGGCTCCAATGGCAAGCTGAACGATGATTCCACTAACGCGATCGAAGCTCATGGTCGCGGCTTCTACAAAGTTTGGGGCGGCAACTGGGCTTTCTGGGCGGGCGCCACTTACAAGTTCAGCGAGACAACTTCGTTCAACCTTCAGGTCTCGGGTGATCAGCTCAAGAACTATGGTGTGGCTACAAACGTCGCCTATACGGTCGTTCCAGGTTTCACGGTTACAGCGGAAGTCGACTATGACCACTATGGCTACTTCGGCGTCGGTATGGTCGACCCTTCCAACGTGAACTGGACTGACGCCGACAAAAAGAACAGTGTCGGCGGCATCCTCCGTTTCCAACGCTCATTCTAA